From one Chanodichthys erythropterus isolate Z2021 chromosome 3, ASM2448905v1, whole genome shotgun sequence genomic stretch:
- the aqp8b gene encoding aquaporin-8b: MPSKILGHSHQRDIRASERMAEDKVELNNMEKALMDKMGQHTMREPNLFERVFQPCVAELVGTTFFVFIGCVSVIENVEDASRLQPALAHGLAVAVLIACMAEISGSHFNPSFTIAIYLCGGMKLKMVAPYLISQLTGGLLGAVMAKGMTSNENYAKAQGAAFTLLQADDHIVKALFGEIAMTCLVTMVVLLGAVNAKSKSPLVPFLVGCTVIINVLAGSDVSGTCLNPARVFGPAVLTNYWTHHWIYWVGPITGGLIAAALVRLLLGDDNTRVLMK; this comes from the exons ATGCCCTCCAAGATATTAGGACACAGCCATCAGAGAGATATACGTGCCTCAGAAAGAATGGCTGAAGATAAAGTGGAACTTAACAACATGGAAAAAGCTCTGATGGATAAGATGGGACAACATACTATGAGAGAGCCCAACCTATTTGAGCGGGTCTTTCAGCCGTGTGTAGCTGAGCTGGTGGGGACCACCTTCTTTGTGTTCATCGGATGTGTGTCTGTCATTGAAAATGTGGAGGATGCCAGCAGACTCCAACCTGCTCTGGCTCATGGTCTCGCAGTGGCGGTACTGATTGCATGTATGGCAGAGATCAG TGGTTCTCATTTCAATCCATCATTCACCATAGCCATCTACCTCTGTGGTGGAATGAAGCTGAAAATGGTGGCACCATACCTGATCTCTCAGCTTACTGGAGGTTTACTTGGTGCAGTCATGGCCAAG GGAATGACCTCAAATGAGAACTATGCAAAAGCTCAAGGTGCGGCATTTACTCTTCTCCAGGCTGATGACCATATTGTGAAGGCATTATTTGGAGAAATTGCCATGACGTGTCTAGTTACCATGGTGGTCTTATTGGGTGCAGTTAATGCCAAGAGCAAAAGTCCTTTGGTTCCATTTTTGGTGGGCTGCACAGTCATTATTAATGTGCTAGCAGG GAGTGATGTGTCTGGTACATGTCTGAATCCTGCAAGAGTGTTTGGTCCTGCAGTGCTGACCAACTATTGGACTCACCACTGGATCTACTGGGTGGGGCCCATTACTGGCGGCCTAATTGCTGCGGCATTAGTCAG gttATTGCTGGGAGACGACAACACCCGCGTACTGATGAAGTAA
- the cbx8a gene encoding chromobox protein homolog 8a translates to MGYRGLFSRGLRGKNSCEVEVNMELSAVGERVFAAESIIKRRIRRGRMEYLVKWKGWSQKYSTWEPEENILDERLFAAFEEREREREMFGPKKRGPKPETFLMKAKAKEKGKNYEFRREMSRGIRVSFPVAEPVVTPRAREGLRAVVPTIFPPSTINRGESVRVHPPDSERDPLMHGTPVHRPLDFASSPKKRGPKPKLRPAGGSSNEGVKRKADEPLSYRPSKTERSGETSNCDVIRLSQKIQAESSLVHKQMGSRSSDVKFTHGSTILKAGLGVLGHRRKDSSSGAINQQPKMKHPPKNNLFRSTDQTREQLSLSFVDDTEQSWLPCLKNMEKIVVTDVTSNSLTVTIKESSTDKGFFKENR, encoded by the exons ATGGGCTATCGAGGATTATTCAGCAGAGGGCTGAGGGGAAAAAATAGCTGCGAGGTTGAAGTAAACATGGAGCTCTCAGCCGTCGGGGAGCGGGTCTTCGCCGCCGAATCCATCATTAAACGGCGCATAAGGAGA GGCCGGATGGAGTATCTCGTCAAATGGAAAGGCTGGTCTCAAAA ATACAGCACCTGGGAACCAGAGGAGAATATTCTGGATGAGCGTCTTTTCGCAGCTTTCGAAGAAAG AGAGCGTGAGAGGGAGATGTTTGGTCCAAAAAAGAGGGGACCCAAAccagaaacatttttaatgaag GCAAAAGCTAAAGAAAAAGGCAAAAACTATGAGTTCAGGAGGGAGATGTCTCGAGGAATACGGGTGTCATTCCCGGTAGCGGAACCGGTTGTGACTCCCAGAGCACGTGAAGGACTACGGGCAGTCGTGCCAACGATTTTTCCACCGAGCACCATCAACAGAGGTGAAAGTGTCCGTGTGCATCCACCGGACTCTGAGAGAGATCCACTGATGCACGGGACGCCAGTTCACCGCCCGCTGGATTTTGCCAGCTCACCAAAAAAGCGAGGACCAAAGCCAAAGTTGCGTCCAGCTGGAGGTTCATCCAATGAAGGAGTTAAAAGAAAGGCAGATGAACCTTTATCTTATCGCCCTTCCAAAACCGAGAGATCAGGAGAGACCTCTAACTGTGATGTCATCCGTTTATCCCAGAAGATCCAAGCGGAATCCAGCCTCGTTCATAAGCAAATGGGAAGCAGGTCAAGTGATGTCAAATTTACACATGGCAGCACCATCTTAAAAGCTGGGCTTGGTGTTTTGGGACATCGACGGAAGGACAGTTCCAGTGGTGCCATAAACCAACAACCCAAGATGAAGCATCCTCCCAAAAACAATTTATTCAGATCTACCGATCAAACCAGAGAGCAACTGTCTCTGAGTTTTGTAGATGACACAGAGCAGTCCTGGTTGCCTTGTTTGAAGAATATGGAGAAAATCGTTGTTACTGACGTAACAAGTAACTCTTTGACTGTAACCATAAAAGAGAGTTCAACGGACAAAGGCTTCTTCAAAGAAAACAGATAA
- the cbx4 gene encoding E3 SUMO-protein ligase CBX4: protein MDLPAVGEHVFAVEGIEKKRLRKGRIEYLVKWRGWSAKYNTWEPEENILDPRLLVAFQNRERQEQMVGYRKRGPKPKHPLVQLPAFARRSSILGGLQDTSLDEENQPKLDSLQIHRSRPQHYQLNSKKHHQYQPSCKEISVEQHMSGKKKHFYQLNSKKHHHYQPDPKMYDTPLTGPKEVKGQDPSNKGWNLPPALQQKWIRNKDTGCLSKVKDLSIELKGLPDNGNKAERALRTSAKEFALPNAISSKMKIIKNKNKNGRIVIVMSKYMDKGVHSSKVKNRDVSEVEMQHNEESTLINTDNLSDGETADQGEGSENGSIENNKNLSSTSECVHEKSLENIELPKDTPTETEQKVMDICDQPNSSPMAAKKAAPSHIDTRTNPLKRNLSEPSEDVRNCKQFFSYRSISAPNTMLSSPQREPINLHYRGSHAARAYSYDFSDTVPEEPIDLSCGPTKTRKQFPTGEKVTGSSVQEEKTDSHLKPFVGNVIITDITTNCLTVTFKEYVQGE, encoded by the exons ATGGATCTACCTGCCGTCGGGGAGCATGTCTTCGCGGTGGAGGGCATCGAAAAGAAGCGCTTACGGAAG GGCAGAATCGAGTATCTGGTGAAGTGGCGAGGATGGTCAGCCAA ATATAACACATGGGAACCCGAGGAAAACATTCTTGATCCGCGCCTTCTTGTCGCTTTCCAAAACAG AGAAAGGCAGGAGCAAATGGTGGGATATCGAAAAAGAGGGCCTAAACCCAAACACCCCCTGGTCCAG CTTCCTGCATTTGCTCGTAGATCAAGCATCCTGGGTGGTCTTCAGGACACATCACTGGATGAGGAGAACCAACCCAAATTGGATTCCCTCCAGATCCACCGCTCACGGCCGCAGCACTACCAGCTGAACAGTAAAAAACACCATCAGTATCAGCCCAGCTGCAAGGAGATATCCGTTGAACAACATATGAGCGGGAAAAAGAAACACTTTTACCAGCTGAACAGCAAGAAACATCATCACTACCAGCCAGACCCTAAGATGTATGATACGCCACTCACGGGACCCAAAGAGGTCAAGGGTCAAGACCCTTCCAACAAAGGTTGGAACCTCCCTCCAGCCTTGCAACAGAAGTGGATTCGGAACAAAGACACTGGCTGCCTGAGTAAAGTGAAAGATCTGTCTATCGAGCTCAAGGGTCTGCCAGATAACGGTAACAAAGCAGAGCGGGCACTCAGAACGAGCGCCAAAGAGTTTGCGCTCCCTAATGCCATCAGCAGCAAGATGAAAATAAtcaagaacaaaaacaaaaacggCCGAATTGTGATTGTAATGAGCAAGTACATGGACAAAGGTGTGCATTCATCCAAAGTAAAAAACAGGGATGTTTCTGAAGTGGAAATGCAACACAATGAGGAATCTACACTGATTAATACGGACAATCTGTCTGATGGTGAAACGGCGGATCAAGGAGAAGGCAGTGAGAATGGTTCTATTGAGAACAATAAGAATCTGTCTTCTACTAGTGAATGTGTTCATGAAAAGTCCCTCGAAAATATTGAACTTCCAAAAGATACGCCTACAGAGACTGAACAAAAAGTGATGGATATATGCGACCAACCAAACTCTTCACCCATGGCAGCAAAGAAAGCTGCCCCCTCCCACATTGACACCAGAACCAATCCCCTTAAGAGGAACCTGTCAGAACCCAGTGAGGATGTGAGAAACTGTAAGCAGTTCTTCAGCTACAGGAGCATCAGTGCACCAAACACCATGCTTTCTTCCCCTCAGAGAGAACCTATAAACCTGCATTACAGAGGCAGTCACGCCGCCAGAGCGTATAGTTATGACTTTAGCGACACCGTTCCCGAAGAGCCTATTGATTTAAGCTGTGGTCCAACCAAAACTCGAAAACAGTTTCCTACAGGGGAGAAGGTTACAGGAAGCTCAGTGCAAGAGGAGAAAACAGACAGCCATTTGAAACCGTTTGTGGGTAACGTTATCATCACAGATATCACTACGAACTGCTTAACTGTAACCTTTAAGGAATACGTTCAAGGAGAATGA